One window of Candidatus Neomarinimicrobiota bacterium genomic DNA carries:
- the infB gene encoding translation initiation factor IF-2 translates to MARPVRIFQLAKELNISHTEIVSFLKNKGIVVGSHMSPVDDDAHALIMDEFAKDKENVDRYRKEQVRREIHDTRVKAEQLAHKKVVILSLEDQRALEKEEKEKAAEKAKQDQKKAKQKQAEEKAKKDKEKEKKKEAQAKPKRKLRRIDLSSIESQVGQKQRKPIEKPGDKKPHVAKTTDQKVKATMAKMQTKTKKKVYKKEKVSEEIESEQKRTNISIAEFSSVEDLGKIFNVSSSEIIQKCMALGVLATINQRLDWEVIELLAEEYDMVAEKISDIGEELYSFKESEEDLAHAIERAPVVTVMGHVDHGKTSLLDHIRDANVVAGESGGITQHIGAYKVELESGNHITFLDTPGHEAFTAMRARGAKVTDMVVLVVAANDGVMPQTIESIDHARAANVPLIIAINKTDLPDTDIDRIKRELSEHEVLVEDWGGKVQAVPISAKSGDGIEDLMNAVILESEVLELKANKDTLAKGTVIDSRLDKGHGAIATVLIQKGTLKIGDPFMCASYSGKVRALLNERGQRIQEAFPSDAIQVLGFDKVPQTADILSVVENERELKRISSERQRIKREIDQKKIGAQSLDAMSAMIKEGAIKNLPLIIKGDVDGSIEALSETLEKLSTDEVGIQIIHKAVGMISESDVLLAEASQAVIIGFNVQVSSNAKLQANQAGVEIRNYSIIYNAVEEIKLALEGLLEPDKIEEVVGRAEILTQFKIPKIGNIAGTKVVMGIINRGAKARVIHDDETIHEGNVTSLKRFKDDAKEVKEGLECGIGVDGVKTFNEGDIIEIFEIKTVKRTLG, encoded by the coding sequence ATGGCACGCCCAGTAAGAATATTTCAATTGGCCAAGGAACTCAATATTTCCCATACGGAGATTGTTTCCTTTCTTAAAAATAAAGGAATAGTGGTTGGTAGCCATATGTCTCCGGTGGATGATGATGCGCATGCACTTATTATGGATGAATTTGCTAAAGATAAAGAAAATGTGGATCGATATCGGAAGGAACAAGTTCGGAGAGAAATTCATGATACAAGGGTAAAAGCAGAGCAGTTAGCCCATAAAAAGGTAGTTATTTTATCTCTAGAAGATCAACGGGCATTAGAAAAAGAAGAAAAAGAAAAAGCAGCAGAAAAAGCAAAACAAGATCAAAAGAAAGCAAAACAAAAGCAAGCTGAGGAAAAAGCCAAAAAAGATAAGGAAAAAGAAAAGAAAAAGGAAGCGCAAGCTAAACCTAAAAGAAAATTAAGACGTATAGACTTATCATCCATCGAGTCTCAGGTTGGTCAAAAACAAAGAAAGCCCATAGAAAAACCGGGCGACAAAAAACCACATGTAGCCAAAACTACTGATCAAAAAGTGAAAGCTACCATGGCGAAAATGCAGACAAAGACCAAAAAGAAGGTTTATAAAAAAGAGAAAGTAAGTGAAGAGATCGAATCAGAACAAAAACGGACCAATATTTCGATAGCTGAATTTTCAAGTGTAGAGGATTTGGGCAAAATATTTAACGTATCTTCGAGTGAAATCATTCAAAAATGTATGGCTTTGGGAGTGTTGGCTACCATTAATCAACGGCTAGATTGGGAAGTTATTGAACTTCTGGCTGAAGAATACGACATGGTCGCTGAAAAAATTTCAGACATCGGTGAGGAATTATATTCATTTAAAGAGTCTGAAGAAGATTTAGCGCATGCGATTGAACGTGCACCGGTTGTGACGGTAATGGGACATGTTGATCATGGTAAAACTTCTCTACTTGATCATATTCGTGATGCCAATGTTGTTGCAGGCGAATCTGGAGGAATCACCCAGCATATTGGCGCATATAAAGTAGAACTTGAATCCGGAAATCATATTACATTTTTAGACACACCTGGTCATGAAGCTTTTACGGCCATGCGTGCTAGAGGTGCAAAGGTTACGGATATGGTTGTATTAGTCGTCGCCGCAAATGACGGCGTGATGCCACAAACTATAGAATCGATTGATCACGCGAGAGCTGCAAATGTGCCTCTGATTATTGCTATTAATAAAACTGATCTTCCTGATACGGATATTGACAGAATAAAACGTGAATTATCTGAGCATGAAGTTCTGGTTGAAGATTGGGGCGGAAAAGTACAGGCTGTACCGATTTCAGCTAAATCCGGGGACGGAATTGAAGATTTAATGAATGCAGTTATTCTTGAATCCGAAGTGTTAGAACTCAAAGCTAATAAAGATACATTGGCTAAGGGAACTGTCATTGATTCAAGATTAGATAAAGGACACGGTGCAATTGCTACTGTTTTAATTCAAAAAGGTACTTTAAAAATTGGAGATCCTTTTATGTGCGCAAGCTACTCCGGTAAAGTGAGGGCATTGTTAAATGAAAGAGGACAACGAATCCAGGAGGCTTTTCCATCAGATGCCATTCAGGTGCTTGGATTTGATAAAGTTCCTCAAACTGCAGATATTCTTTCGGTCGTTGAAAATGAACGTGAATTAAAGCGCATTTCATCCGAGCGACAAAGAATTAAACGCGAAATTGATCAGAAGAAAATTGGTGCTCAATCATTAGATGCTATGTCAGCCATGATTAAAGAAGGTGCCATTAAAAACCTCCCTCTCATCATAAAAGGTGATGTTGATGGATCTATCGAAGCACTTTCAGAAACGCTTGAAAAGCTTTCTACAGATGAAGTAGGCATTCAGATTATTCATAAAGCGGTTGGAATGATTTCTGAGTCAGATGTTCTTTTAGCTGAAGCTTCACAGGCAGTGATTATTGGCTTTAATGTTCAAGTAAGTTCGAATGCAAAATTGCAGGCAAATCAAGCAGGAGTAGAAATTCGAAATTATTCGATTATTTACAATGCTGTAGAAGAAATCAAACTTGCACTTGAAGGTTTACTTGAACCTGATAAAATCGAGGAGGTTGTCGGGCGGGCCGAAATCCTAACTCAATTTAAAATCCCTAAAATCGGAAACATTGCAGGAACAAAGGTTGTAATGGGGATCATTAATCGTGGAGCAAAAGCCCGCGTTATTCATGACGATGAAACTATTCACGAGGGGAATGTGACTTCTTTAAAACGATTTAAAGACGATGCAAAGGAAGTTAAAGAAGGGCTTGAATGCGGAATTGGCGTTGATGGTGTTAAAACATTTAACGAAGGTGATATCATTGAAATTTTTGAAATAAAAACTGTTAAAAGGACTCTTGGATAA
- the rbfA gene encoding 30S ribosome-binding factor RbfA: MKQQLPYKRTDRVSHQIQGILGEITTRHINLSHLGFITFSRVTITPDLKIASVYYTVMKPKQDIKLIEREMKSKISLFRKYLGQALHIKFTPEIRFYFDDSVNYSHRIEEVLSKIDIPIETNDSESL; encoded by the coding sequence TTGAAACAGCAGTTACCATATAAGCGGACTGATAGAGTTTCGCATCAAATCCAAGGAATTTTAGGAGAAATAACAACTCGGCATATTAATCTTTCTCATCTGGGTTTTATCACATTTTCTCGAGTCACAATTACCCCGGATTTAAAAATTGCATCGGTATATTATACCGTTATGAAACCTAAACAGGATATCAAATTGATAGAACGAGAAATGAAATCAAAAATTTCACTTTTCAGGAAATATTTAGGGCAAGCATTGCACATAAAATTCACTCCGGAAATAAGATTTTATTTTGATGATTCTGTAAATTATTCTCATCGAATTGAAGAAGTATTATCTAAGATTGATATTCCGATTGAAACCAATGATTCTGAATCTTTATAA
- the truB gene encoding tRNA pseudouridine(55) synthase TruB, which yields MILNLYKPIGWTSFDVVKKVRGITRVKKVGHGGTLDPFAEGVLLIGTGKDTKSLTEISAQSKSYTATLTLGSSTDSLDLTGNILEKNLVPQLTDNDIAEVLTEFLADQEQIPPMYSAKKIDGVRLYKLARKNISVERKPVPIHISQIQLEKFVSPNITFNVHCSKGTYIRVLGADIAEKLGTSGHLTYLQRRSVGNYLVEDSLSLKEFEKSWTSAAA from the coding sequence ATGATTCTGAATCTTTATAAACCCATCGGATGGACATCATTTGATGTTGTTAAAAAAGTTCGAGGTATTACTCGTGTAAAAAAAGTTGGACATGGCGGTACTCTAGACCCTTTTGCCGAAGGTGTATTACTCATTGGAACAGGTAAGGATACAAAGTCTCTGACTGAAATAAGTGCACAATCTAAATCATACACTGCTACGCTTACCTTAGGTTCATCAACAGATTCTCTAGATTTAACCGGTAATATTCTTGAAAAGAATTTGGTTCCGCAGCTCACTGATAATGACATCGCAGAAGTGTTAACAGAATTTTTAGCAGATCAAGAACAAATCCCGCCTATGTATTCCGCAAAAAAGATTGATGGTGTTCGATTGTATAAACTTGCACGAAAAAATATATCAGTTGAAAGAAAACCGGTTCCAATTCATATCAGTCAAATCCAATTAGAAAAATTTGTATCGCCAAATATCACCTTTAATGTGCATTGTAGTAAAGGAACATACATTCGTGTACTTGGTGCGGATATTGCCGAAAAACTCGGTACCAGCGGACATTTAACGTATTTACAACGCCGTAGCGTTGGAAACTATTTGGTTGAAGATTCTTTATCTTTAAAAGAATTTGAAAAATCATGGACATCTGCCGCAGCCTAA
- a CDS encoding bifunctional riboflavin kinase/FAD synthetase — translation MDICRSLKEVKPSYESVVTIGTFDGLHRGHQEVIKHVVSTASAHNSNSVVVTFEPHPRHVLDQNSTFPLLIGIEDKLRLIGNLGVDKTLVIPFDISFSKMTASAFLNQIIVVNFQPKRIVVGYDHHFGQNREGSPEFLLQYGKDNHIDVKIINPIHDQDVIISSTHIRKLISDGFVRRASFELGWVFGFRAVVVPGSGRGKGLKFPTANFLPVENNQLLPRKGVYFARGRINGKSLYGMCNLGVRPTFNETDFVMEVHFFEKSIGDLYEKEITIEFLERIRDEKKFMDSSELKIQLATDQQTCKQLMNKYH, via the coding sequence ATGGACATCTGCCGCAGCCTAAAGGAAGTAAAACCGTCCTATGAATCCGTTGTCACCATTGGAACATTTGACGGATTGCATCGTGGCCATCAGGAGGTCATTAAACATGTCGTGTCGACTGCATCAGCACATAATTCAAATTCAGTCGTGGTTACGTTTGAGCCACATCCGCGCCATGTTTTGGATCAGAATTCAACCTTTCCACTGTTAATTGGTATTGAAGATAAACTAAGGTTAATTGGGAATTTAGGAGTTGATAAAACCTTGGTGATTCCGTTTGATATCTCTTTTTCAAAAATGACAGCATCAGCATTTTTGAATCAAATAATTGTTGTCAATTTTCAGCCTAAGCGAATTGTAGTTGGCTATGATCATCATTTTGGACAAAATAGGGAAGGTTCACCCGAATTTTTATTACAATACGGAAAAGACAATCATATTGATGTAAAAATAATTAACCCGATCCATGACCAGGATGTGATTATTTCAAGCACTCATATACGAAAATTGATTTCGGATGGATTTGTACGAAGAGCATCATTTGAGTTAGGTTGGGTTTTTGGATTCCGGGCCGTTGTGGTGCCGGGCTCAGGACGAGGAAAAGGGTTGAAATTTCCAACGGCCAATTTTCTTCCAGTTGAAAATAATCAGCTTTTACCACGTAAAGGAGTTTATTTTGCTAGGGGAAGGATTAATGGTAAAAGTCTGTATGGAATGTGTAACTTGGGTGTTCGTCCAACCTTTAATGAAACTGATTTTGTTATGGAAGTTCATTTTTTTGAAAAATCAATTGGTGATTTATACGAGAAAGAAATAACCATAGAATTTTTAGAACGGATTCGAGACGAGAAAAAATTTATGGATTCTTCAGAGTTAAAAATACAACTTGCAACGGATCAACAAACCTGTAAACAATTAATGAACAAATATCATTAG
- the rpsO gene encoding 30S ribosomal protein S15: protein MPLTQEKKKEIIGSFGENSKDTGSSEVQIAMLTARIRDLTEHSKKNKKDHHSRRGLVTLVAKRKKHMKYLRRTNPDSYVNVIKTLEIRG from the coding sequence ATGCCTTTAACACAAGAAAAAAAGAAAGAAATCATTGGATCGTTCGGTGAAAATTCAAAAGATACCGGCAGTTCTGAAGTGCAAATTGCCATGCTGACAGCAAGGATCAGAGATCTTACAGAGCACTCAAAAAAGAATAAAAAGGACCATCACTCCAGACGAGGATTGGTCACGTTGGTTGCGAAACGGAAAAAGCACATGAAATATTTGCGCCGTACGAACCCGGATTCATATGTAAATGTGATTAAAACACTAGAAATTAGAGGATAA
- a CDS encoding polyribonucleotide nucleotidyltransferase, which yields MLKKEMELGGRTLSIQTGTIARQAAGSVIVTYGETCVIIAVNAAKEVREGIDFFPLQVEYRERHYAGGKIPGGFFKREARPSEHEILTSRLTDRPIRPLFPKSFKYETQVIATVLSSDGENMADTLTGIGASAALMISDIPWNGPIATVRVGRLNDSFVINPTREEMNESDMEIMVSGNENTVVMVEGEAKNISEEDFVLALEFAQDHIKEIIDLQKSLVAECDVVKRPIPESEENEDLAKEVKDRVASDIDNAIQIADKHDREKAIDDIHEKTQLDLEETYPDNSQLIKDHINTLLKEAFRENILAKGIRSDGRSTTDIRPITIESGLLPRTHGSALFTRGETQALVVLTLGSPRDEQIVDSMDLDTKKNFMLHYNFPPYCVGETGRIGFTSRREIGHGNLAQRALKQVLPDYDDFPYTIRIVSEIMESNGSSSMASICGGSLALMNSGAQIKGHVAGIAMGLITDGKRNAILSDILGAEDHLGDMDFKVAGTREGITAIQLDLKIEGISFELLKEALAQAKTGREHILDIMYDSISDAQTMSEYAPKILSIQIAQEKIGGLIGPGGKTIKKIIADTECEVNVDDDGMVTAASLDLRRCQEAIELVKAITLEPEVGMEFDGTVTRLMTFGAFVEFAPGREGLVHISELEWSRVEKVEDVLNPGDKVRIKLIKVDDQGRLDFSRKALLEKPEGWTPPPKRDDHRGGRGNSRGNKPFRKKRF from the coding sequence ATGTTGAAGAAAGAAATGGAATTGGGTGGAAGAACACTTTCAATTCAAACTGGAACGATAGCAAGACAGGCGGCAGGATCTGTAATTGTAACCTATGGAGAAACCTGTGTAATTATCGCTGTAAATGCAGCAAAAGAAGTTCGTGAAGGAATTGATTTTTTCCCGTTGCAGGTGGAATATAGGGAAAGACATTATGCCGGTGGAAAAATTCCGGGTGGTTTTTTTAAGCGAGAAGCACGACCATCAGAACACGAAATTCTGACAAGTAGATTAACAGATCGTCCTATCAGACCTTTGTTTCCAAAATCATTTAAATATGAAACGCAGGTCATAGCAACCGTCCTTTCAAGCGATGGTGAAAATATGGCTGACACTCTTACCGGTATCGGCGCATCTGCTGCACTTATGATTTCTGATATTCCTTGGAATGGTCCCATCGCAACGGTTCGAGTTGGGAGATTGAATGATTCGTTTGTCATTAATCCTACTCGGGAAGAGATGAATGAGTCCGATATGGAAATTATGGTTTCCGGAAATGAAAATACCGTTGTCATGGTGGAAGGAGAAGCTAAAAACATTTCTGAGGAAGATTTTGTACTTGCTTTGGAATTTGCTCAGGATCATATCAAAGAAATCATTGATCTTCAAAAATCTTTAGTCGCAGAATGCGATGTAGTCAAACGTCCGATTCCCGAATCAGAAGAAAATGAAGATTTGGCGAAGGAAGTTAAAGATCGTGTCGCAAGTGATATTGACAATGCGATTCAAATTGCAGATAAACATGATCGTGAAAAAGCAATTGATGATATTCATGAGAAAACGCAATTAGATTTAGAAGAAACTTATCCGGATAATAGTCAATTGATCAAAGATCATATCAACACTCTATTAAAGGAAGCGTTTAGAGAAAATATTCTTGCAAAAGGAATTCGAAGTGATGGAAGATCTACGACGGATATTCGTCCGATTACGATTGAATCTGGATTACTGCCTCGTACACATGGTTCTGCCTTGTTTACTCGCGGCGAAACCCAGGCATTGGTCGTCCTAACGCTTGGCTCTCCAAGAGATGAGCAAATTGTGGATAGCATGGATTTAGATACCAAGAAAAATTTCATGCTTCATTACAATTTCCCTCCATATTGTGTTGGTGAAACCGGAAGAATCGGATTTACAAGCAGAAGAGAAATAGGGCATGGAAATTTAGCGCAGCGTGCATTGAAACAAGTGCTACCGGATTACGACGATTTCCCATACACTATCCGGATTGTTTCGGAAATCATGGAATCAAATGGATCGTCCTCAATGGCGAGTATTTGCGGTGGTTCGTTGGCACTGATGAATTCCGGTGCACAGATTAAAGGTCATGTAGCCGGAATTGCAATGGGATTAATTACCGACGGGAAGCGTAATGCAATTTTAAGCGATATTCTTGGAGCCGAAGATCATCTAGGAGACATGGATTTTAAGGTAGCAGGAACTCGAGAAGGCATTACTGCGATCCAGCTCGATTTAAAAATTGAGGGGATTTCCTTTGAATTATTAAAAGAAGCGTTAGCCCAAGCAAAAACCGGAAGAGAACATATTTTAGATATAATGTATGATTCTATTTCTGATGCGCAAACAATGTCAGAATACGCTCCGAAAATTCTATCTATTCAAATTGCGCAGGAAAAAATCGGCGGACTTATTGGACCGGGTGGAAAAACGATTAAGAAAATCATTGCTGATACAGAATGCGAAGTAAATGTTGACGACGATGGAATGGTGACAGCAGCAAGTCTTGACCTTCGCCGTTGTCAGGAAGCAATTGAACTTGTAAAAGCAATTACCCTCGAACCTGAAGTTGGAATGGAATTCGATGGAACGGTCACGAGGTTAATGACATTTGGTGCGTTTGTAGAATTTGCACCGGGCCGGGAAGGCCTTGTTCATATTTCCGAACTTGAGTGGAGTAGGGTAGAAAAAGTCGAAGATGTTTTGAATCCAGGTGATAAAGTTAGGATCAAACTCATTAAGGTGGATGACCAAGGTCGTTTAGATTTTAGTCGGAAAGCTTTGCTGGAGAAACCGGAAGGGTGGACCCCACCGCCAAAACGCGACGATCATCGAGGTGGCAGAGGAAATTCCCGGGGAAATAAACCCTTTCGCAAAAAAAGATTTTGA